Within Anopheles ziemanni chromosome 2, idAnoZiCoDA_A2_x.2, whole genome shotgun sequence, the genomic segment CATAAGCAAATATTTGTAGAATGAACAGGATACTTTTTACCAGGTGAAAGCGAAAATTTACCATGGAGTTCTTAAATACCCTCTCCTCTTACGGGAACAGTATCTTATACCTCTATCAGAATGGTTCTTCGCATCAAGCCCTTAAGAAACACTAGACCCACTTTGACCGATCCGAAACATGGAGCAGGAGCTGTTAAACAATTATCTCGGTTATCAGTCGTACGGCAGTCAGTAAATTTCCTGTTTCTGTTTCTCCGGGTGACGCTATACTTACAGCAGCGGTACTTATCAGGCCGACGCAGGGCTGCGATCTGGACCAAACACAACACGGATGCCGGATAGATAATGGCCAATGCACTTGTGCGTTCGGCTGCAAGTCGGAGTTTCGCTACGCGACAAAGAAGGAGTGCCAGGATGCGCTAAAGGTTGGTTGAACCGGACGACAGCGGGAGGACATTACCGTTAATCGGGGCACTCTTACCGTGCTTTGCTTGTTCTAGGGTCGCACCAACGACATCTGCAGCCGGCAGCCGTGCATGAACGGTGGATCGTGTACCCAGGTCACAGCCATGCCACAGTACAAATGCCGATGTGAGGGTACCGGCTACTGGGGTAACCGTTGCCAACGATGTAAGTGAGCTGCGCAGCTCCAGGTGCGTTACGAAGCCACTTCCTTTAACACTCTTCTTTCCATTCTCCGCTTTACAGTGTGCCCTAAGCCCGAACAGGCCGGTCAGGACGTAAAGTTCCCCCACGAGTGCGTAGTGATCTAATCCTTTGCCGAAACGAACGGAATTGCTACAACGTAGTATCAACCTATAAAAAGCAATACGTAGACCTAAACCATAGAGCATTGGATTAACAATCTCCGCCACGAGACCGACCAACGATTTATGCGTCCTCAGAACccaataaagaaaagaaaataagaccATACCGCAACACAGTGGAAGACGCATGATAAGGACTTCTCTCACGACCAGCAAACGGTTGGTTTATCTTTCCTCCGGTCCAGACGAGCGTCTGCTCTGTATCACGCAACA encodes:
- the LOC131294546 gene encoding protein crumbs-like — translated: MVNSHQAYFCALLCIVALAAVLIRPTQGCDLDQTQHGCRIDNGQCTCAFGCKSEFRYATKKECQDALKGRTNDICSRQPCMNGGSCTQVTAMPQYKCRCEGTGYWGNRCQRLCPKPEQAGQDVKFPHECVVI